The Sinomicrobium kalidii region CCGCCCTTTCCTCGAGGCCATCGCAGCAAAGGACGGCAACGGGCAACCCTGCTGTACCTACATCGGCCCGGAAGGCAGCGGACATTTTGTAAAAATGGTCCACAACGGGATTGAATATGCCGAAATGCAACTCCTCGCCGAAGTGTACTTTAGCTTTAAGCACACGGGGAAAACCCCGGACCGGATAGCCGGTATCCTCGAATCCTGGAAAACAGCGGAAAACAGCTTCCTGCTGGAGATCACCGCGGACATCCTGCGAACCCGGGAAGGCGATCACTGGCTGATCGACCGCATACTCGACCAGGCGGGCAACAAGGGTACGGGCAACTGGACCACCATAGCTTCCGCACAACTCGGAATCCCGGCCACCATGATCGCTTCGTCGCTTTTTGCCCGTTATATCTCGGCTTTTAAAGCAGATCGCAAAGCGATGGAACGGGTTTACGGACAAGCATCCACCCCCCCGGAGACCGACGAAAAAACGGTATTTGAGGCCTATCGGGCCGCACGGCTTATCAACCACTACCAGGGATTCAGATTGATAAAGGAGGCTTCCGATACCTTCGGGTGGGACCTCAATCTCAGCGCACTGGCCCGTACCTGGACCAACGGCTGTATCATACGTTCCGCACTGATGGAACGGCTACCGGGTATTTTAAAATCGGGAGATAACATTCTGTTGCACCCGGAGATCGCCCCCTCCATCAAAACATGGCGATCTTCACTGGCCGGCTTTGTAGCTGCCTGCGTAAAAAGCGGGATTCCCGTACCGGTGTTCAGCGAAGCCGTAAATTTTTTCCACGGTTTTTCATCGGCACACCTGCCTGCCAGCCTCATACAGGCGCAGCGCGACTACTTCGGGGCCCATACCTACCGCCGCAATGACGACGGGGGCGAAAAAATTCACCATACCCACTGGAAAAAAACAAAAGGATCATGATCGAATATCGTTTACTGGCCGCCATTGCCCTCGGCATCTTTGTATTACTCTTCCTGATCCTGAAGGTAAAACTCCACGCTTTCCTGTCCCTGCTTATTGCAGCCATTACCGTCGGGATCGCCGCAGGCCTCGATGCCGCCGCTATTATGCAGACCGTACAGAACGGTATGGGCGGTACGCTGGGTTTTGTAGCTACGGTAGTCGGACTGGGGACCATGTTCGGGGCCATCCTCGAACATTCCGGGGGCGCCCGAAGGATCGCCGGGTTCCTCATGAAAAAATTCGGCGTGAAAAACGCCCCTGTAGCCATGGTGTTATCGGGTTTTACCGTAGCCATCCCCGTCTTTTTCGACGTGGCCTTTATTTTACTTATCCCCCTCATATATGCCCTGCAGAAACGCACGGGAAAATCCCTGTTGCTGTTTGCCATACCGCTGCTTTCCGGGCTGGCCGTGACCCATGCCTTTATCCCGCCTACCCCCGGGCCTATTGCCGTGGCCGATATTATCGGGGCCGACCTGGGATGGGTTATCGGTATCGGTTTTGTGGTGGGGGTCCCCACGGCCATTATCAGCGGGCTGCTCTTCGGAAAGTACATCGGCAAACGCATTTTTGTTCCCGCTCCCCTCCTGCCGGAAACGGAAGCGCCGGAAGACGACGGGTTCCCCCGTATAAGCACCGTTTTTGCGATTATCGCCGTTCCCATATTCCTTATCCTGATGAACACTTCTGTAAAGGGCGGGCTTATCCCGGTTGGGGAGAACTGGATCAGGCAGGCCGTGAACATTGCGGGACATCCTTTTACGGCGCTCATTATTGCCAACCTGCTGGCGTGGTATTTTCTCGGCATAGGCAAAGGGTTTACCCGGAAACAATTGCTCGATATTTCGGCGAGATCGATGGCCCCGGCGGGAAGCATTATCCTTATCACCGGGGCAGGCGGCGCTTTTAAACAGGTACTTATCGATACGGGATCGGGAGATATGATCGCACAATCCCTAGCCGGGATCGGTTTCCCGGTATTGCTGTTTGCCTTCCTGATCAGTGCTGCCGTACGTATCATACAGGGCTCGTCGACCGTAGCCATGATTACCGCTGCCGGACTGGTAGCCCCGCTCATAGAAGGTGCCTCGCTTTCGGGCTTTGAGCTGGCCTGTATTGTCATTGCCATCGCGTCGGGCGGTTCCATCATGTCGCATGTCAATGACAGCGGATTCTGGATGGTCAACCAGTTCCTCGGCCTTACGGAAAAGCAGACGTTCCGGTCGTGGACGGTAATGACCACCATTCTCGCCCTCTCGGGGTTCATATTCGTATCGGCCGTTTATTATCTTTTTTGACAACGGAGGCAGTATCTGCAACTTAAAAATCATTATCCCATGGTAAAATCGCCTGTTTTCATTATTTTTATAGTTCAGATGTGAGATGTGAGATGTGAGATGTGAGATGTGAGATGTGAGATGTGAGATGTGAGATGTGAGATGTGAGATGTGAGATGTGAGATGTGAGATGTGAGACTTAGGACGTAAGACCAGGCGATATCTCAGAGCATCCCGATCCAAACACCGGGTCATAAATCTCAAGTCGTGCGTCAAATTTTACAAATTTTGAGCGGGCCCGTAGAATTTAATCCTGTTTTGGGGGGCCTGGGTCATACATCCTGTAATCTTAAGTCTAATATCTCATGTCTAAAAATATTTTTGTCATATCGCTAACAACGTACCTGTTACGGAAGATTTATGACGGGAGCTTTTTTCCTGTTGTTCACAGATGTACCTAACCCAAATCGCATCGCCATGAAACTGTTTGAATTCAATGAAAACGAAGTCCTTACCCCGGAACTCATCGTTGACGACCTGAAAAAGATCGAAGGCATCATCGACAACCCGGACCTGGCCGCCTTGGCCCTCCCGGAAAACAGGGGGGCCGTGTCTTATACCGCAGACGGGAAACCGGTAAACAAAAGCGAACTCCGCGACCAGTTTATCGTTTTTCAACTGTCGGACAAACAGGACGGACCGGCGATCCTGGAATCCTCCGAAGTCACCTCTTCCATCGAGGGCTCAGAAGCAGAACCGGATGTGCTGGTCAACCTGGAAATGCAATCGTTCCATATCGGGAAGGATGTGGATGTCGATAAAAATACCAGGGCGACCATGCGGATCAACATCGGGAAGGACGAAAATTCTACCGACAAGTATTTCGATACCGCTTTCTGGAGCATTGCCGCCGGACTGGACCTCTATAACGAAGCCAAACAAAAACCGGCCGACCCGAAAGACCTGAAAGCCGATTTTAAGCAGGCTTTCGGCAACCGTCCCATAGAAATCCCGGGCGGACTGGCCAAAATGACCTTCGAGGTGGTTAAACACCGCGAACCGAGATGGTGGCAGCGTATCTTTAAGTTCCTGCAATCGGATACGGGAAAAACCCTGACCTCTACCATCGGTTTCCCCGCCATTACCCACAACGCCATTAACCTGCTGGATGAACTGTTGAACCGGCTGGACAAATCAGATCCCGAAGTTTTGTTTAAAAGCCGGCCGTTACGCCTCGCTTTATCCGAAAAGGCCAAACTGGACTATACCGGAGGCAGTGCACGTATTAAAATAGGCTCCCTGTCCCCCGGATTTTGTGTCCTGGCCCGCGGCAAGGATTTCAGGACCTTTGTCGACGCCGATGCCTTTTACTATCCCACCTACGGAAAACTGGTGCCCTCCGGAGTGACCAATGCCGACCTGGTAAGCGGTAATTATGACGATCCTTTTAAAAACGTAACCTATGCCATTTTCCGGATCGGGATGAAACAGCACAAACTGGACCCTACGTTTAATTACGGGTGATTTTTTGGTTCCGGAACCAACATTTTCGGGTTGGAACGAGTGTGACACTCGCACCAGCCGTACTTTTTTTATTTTTCTGAAGACGGCAACCTGCTTCGCAGCCATTTGACCTGGCCGTTGTGGTTGGACTCGTGTTCGCATACGTGGAACCATTTGCAGTAATTATTGGTAGGGCCCCACGGCCAGTCCTTATCCGCTTTCATGAGCCAGTCGTCATCCCTTTTGGCAAATTCGGCCAGGGAGTGTTCGCGCACTTCCTTTAGGGCGTCCAGGTAAAAGTCCAGCTCATGACCTTTTATGTTTTTTCTGGCCTCGTCTCCCAGTCCGGAAGCTATGCTCCATTTTTCCACATCTTCCTCCGGCCAGTCGCCCCATTTTCTTCCTTCAAAGGTATGCAACTGGTAGAACCTCTCGGTAGCGGCCAGGTGCATTAGCATGGCACCGATGCTGTTGGAGTTTTCATCGTGAATATAGTCCAGGTCTTCCACGCTCAGTCCCTTTACGGGATAGAGAATGGTATTGCGCATCCAGTTGAGCATGGATACGAGCGTACCTATTTGCGGGGAAAAGCCTGCTTTGGGTCCGATGATGTTAAGGTCATTTTCCGAGGTCGCGGGAGATACGGGATATCCCGGGGCTGCCCCGGCCAGGGTAAACATGCTTCCTGCTCCTACGGTGAAGAGGGAGGATTGTTTGATGAAATTTCTGCGGTTCAGGGTTTTCATTTTATTGCTTGTTTGAGTTTTATGTTTGTCGGATGTTCTGCTCGTATGGCCTTGCTTTTTGGATAAAAGTTACAAAAAATATGGTTTAAGCTTCGAAACATTGTTTTGGAGGCCCCTCAGAGACCTGTGCTGAGCACTTGCCGAAGTAGGGGCTTTTCATATTTTTTATCTGTCATTAGCGTGAACGGACTGCGAAGTCAGAGACATTCGCAGAACTGAAGCATACTTCGTAAAGCTGGAGCAAGGGCCTCCATTATACATTTCGCAGAGCAG contains the following coding sequences:
- a CDS encoding GntP family permease produces the protein MIEYRLLAAIALGIFVLLFLILKVKLHAFLSLLIAAITVGIAAGLDAAAIMQTVQNGMGGTLGFVATVVGLGTMFGAILEHSGGARRIAGFLMKKFGVKNAPVAMVLSGFTVAIPVFFDVAFILLIPLIYALQKRTGKSLLLFAIPLLSGLAVTHAFIPPTPGPIAVADIIGADLGWVIGIGFVVGVPTAIISGLLFGKYIGKRIFVPAPLLPETEAPEDDGFPRISTVFAIIAVPIFLILMNTSVKGGLIPVGENWIRQAVNIAGHPFTALIIANLLAWYFLGIGKGFTRKQLLDISARSMAPAGSIILITGAGGAFKQVLIDTGSGDMIAQSLAGIGFPVLLFAFLISAAVRIIQGSSTVAMITAAGLVAPLIEGASLSGFELACIVIAIASGGSIMSHVNDSGFWMVNQFLGLTEKQTFRSWTVMTTILALSGFIFVSAVYYLF
- a CDS encoding DinB family protein, whose product is MKTLNRRNFIKQSSLFTVGAGSMFTLAGAAPGYPVSPATSENDLNIIGPKAGFSPQIGTLVSMLNWMRNTILYPVKGLSVEDLDYIHDENSNSIGAMLMHLAATERFYQLHTFEGRKWGDWPEEDVEKWSIASGLGDEARKNIKGHELDFYLDALKEVREHSLAEFAKRDDDWLMKADKDWPWGPTNNYCKWFHVCEHESNHNGQVKWLRSRLPSSEK